The sequence AGCACTGCTAAATCCACCACTAActtgtccccaagtgccacatcacACGCCAGGGTCTGTGCAGGCAGGAAGGTGATCCCCTCTACCTCAGTGAGCTCTCAGATGCTGCAAACATTGAGCAAAAATCCTCAGGAACACCACAGAGGGAGCATGGGCTGCATCCACGCCCTCCCATCACTCCAGGGATGCTTTgttttgcccagagaagctgtggtttcccatcctggaagtgttgaaggccaggttggatggggcttggagcaatctggtctatggtcccacagcagggagtggaactggatgatGTTTTGGGTCCCTCCATGATTCGTTCTGTGATTCCATCCAAAAGCAAGACACACTCTCTCgcttttccctgcagagctgtggggaagTTTTAGGCAGGACAGGGACGTGTctggtggggacagagggaaggaaggctGGAGAAGGCTGTGGGGAAGTTTTAGGCAGGACAGGGACGTGTGctggtggggacagagggaaggaaggctGGAGAAGGCTGtgggggagctgtggggctgctcagccctgccctgctcctgctgtggccCCCTggcctccccagcccccccgCCCTGCTTCCCTCTGGGACCTGCTATTCCTGGAACACcaaaagctgctgctcacagataAGGCTGGTGCAGGGCCCCGGTGAGGAACGGCAGCCAAGAGCTCGGCTTCTTGTAAAGAAACTCCTTTTAAACTTttcctgttccctgggagggcCGGCGGCAGCCGGGCAGTGAGGGGATGAGGGAAGAGCACAGAATCCAGCGGGGTGGGAAAGAGCTCTGGGgtcaccagcccagcccatgagccagcagcaccctgacACCCACACCAAGGCACAGAGAGGCACAGCCAGTCTTACAGGGGCTGTTCTGCAAGGATGGGACTCCTGCACCCCTGGCAGTGGGGTGGGGTGTTCCTGGGTGGGGGAGCAGTGCTGACCCTCGCTGTCATTGCAGGCTGAGTGGAGAACTGCCAGCAACAACAGCTCCTTCTTTGAGAGCTtctgctccacagcccagcGTGTGTTTGATGCCAGCAGGGACTCGTGCACGGTGGTGCTGATGGCCtgcaagcccagctcccagcactgggctgtgcaggtgctCCTGCACCGTGAGTATCAcccccctcctgctgccctgagaCAGGGGAAATGGGACAGGGGAAATGGGACAGGGGAAATGGGacaggagcactgggacaggggcaATGGGACAGGGGGAACTGGGACAGGGGCAATGGGACAGgagacactgggacaggggacactgggacagggggaaATGGGACAGgagacactgggacaggggacactgggacaggggaaaTGGGACAGGGGGAACTGGGACGGGGCACTGGGACAAAGGGCACTGGGGACCCCCAAGCTGGAGGCTTGGCAGGACCCTCAGGTCTATTAGAGCTTTGCAAAGGTCTCTGTTCCcatggctgccccatcccagaaATGGTACAATGATCCCAGAAATGAGCTCTGTGCCCCAAGGAATGCACCAGCTCCTTCTGCCATGTTGAGTCAAGGCATTTTGAACAGTCTCCAGGAGGAAGAATTCCTCCCAGGTGGTTAAACTGGGTGCCCAGTTCAAATCCTTCCCCAAAGACCACAGAGAGGAGCTTGCCCTGTTGGGAtacccagctcagcctggggatGCCCAAATGTTGCTTTAGGACCAGGGTGCCCGGGAGATGGAGACATCCTGCTGCCCTAGCATGAGGGAGAGGAAGGCCTGAGCCCCACCCTGCTCTTCCTCATCACCAGAGCAGGGCTTGGGTGGGTGATCCAGACTCCACATCCAACCTCAGGGAGGGCACCCAGGCAATGGGGACTAATCCTTGAGGAGCCAGGTACAGCCCCTCCCTGGCTCACTCATAAATCACCCACTGGAGATGGATGGTGGGGCTTGGAGGCTCTGTGGCTGTTCCCCTTCCAGAACAGATCCTGGCTCCTTGTCTGCCTGTGAAGCACCTACAGGAATTGGCTTCATCCCCACACATCTTCATCCACCTCCTCCAGAAACTGGGTCACCCCTCTGACCAGGGGATGGTGGCACTATTGTGCTCACTGAagccttttccttcccccagtTCCCTTGGACTCTGAAGAAGTCCTCACagagctgaaggagaaggaggacaGGCTAGAGGAGGTGAGTGGGTCCCtgatcacagcacagctgccccacAGATGTCCCCAGTGGTGGGTGGCACAGGAGCCTGACCTGTCCCTTCTGTGGCAGCTGGGCATCGTCAACATCACCTCTGACAAGATGGTGGAGGACATGAGCATCAAGGACGAGTTCAGCACGCCCCTgatcatcaccatcatcacccTGGCCGGCTCCCTGCTGCTCATCGCCGCCATCTACGGCTGCCACCAGCGCTTCTCCCAGAAGAAGGACCAGGTGAGGTGGCAGAGGCTGGGACAGCCATCCCCAAGACCTTTCCCATCCCAGAGGCACCTTCAGGAGATGAGGATCCATCAGTGTTGCTGTCTCTGCTGGTGGAGATTTCCTGGTTTGCCCAGTGGGTGCTACCCTGGGTCATAATTTTGACAAGAAGGGCTTTCTCAGTCCAAAACCCCATTCCAAAAAACAAGCTGTACCCCtcaaaaaattcttaaaatacttCTAGAAGtagtggagctgggctgggagccccaggctgtgtgcagggaagaAGGAGGGCATCAGCAGGAGGGGCATCaacactgcagggctcagtgTTAGTAAGAGCTGGGCCAGGGCCaaatttcagagcagcagcagcagcagcaggatttaaagaaagaaccaacacagaaagagaaaataatgtgatttttatcTCAGGAAGCAATATTAGGTGATTTTAGTGTAGCATCCACCTGCAAGGACTGGCCATTCCCACACCCTGGGGCACCAAGGTTTGCACTGGTCCCACCTGCTGTTCCTGAGGATTTAGCTCTAGcacagacagaaacaaaaaaggaaaataattatgaaatCATATTATGCAGTCAGGGTAAACTGCCTTCCTGATGGAGAAGAAAACTTACTTCACTCCTATTTCGAACCATTTTCCCCTGGACCAGCTCATCCTTTCTCAGTGATCCCAACCTCTGccccacaggaaaaaaagggataaagctttaaatatttacagtgcAAGGTAGGTGAacacaggagggagggaagagcaaACCAATGCCCCTGTAAGACTTGTTTGTACTTTCCAGGCTTgaatttttgggaagaaataAGGGAAGAGGCAAGACCTCAATAAATGTTTGACCTCCACTGTGGCCCCTTTGGAGCTTCCAGAGTTTCATCATCCCTTGCATGAAACCTCCCTGGCTGGGGTGCAAAACATCCCACCAAGGACAGATAACAGCATAACACACCCCATGTTGTTCAGAAAACATAGAAATGGTTATTTTCAGCAATGGGTACTTGTGTCCCTAAAATAACCTGGTGCAGAGGAATAGGTACCAGTCCAACTTGGATGTTCCAGAGGTTCAAATTCCCACCAGGCACGGagtaaaacagcaaaaccaaagcaaGGGATGCCATTTCCGAAAATCAAATACATTCCTCCTTCCTGGCTTTGTTTTTGGGTGGTTTCTTTTGTTCTCCTTCTGTTTCGTTTCCAAAAATGACttgaaagtttgtttttttgttttatttttcctatttttttttttttttctccaaccCTCCTCACCCCCCACCTCCCTCCCTGTTGTCTTATCTTGGAAATGCCCAGAACATCCACCCTGATGTCCCCGGGTTTGATGATGGACATGTGGCCCTGATCTTTAATGTGAGTTCCAACCCAGGGATCGGAGGGGCGGGCGCCGCATCCGTaacacccccagctctcacCTCCGGTGCTTTCTAGGGCCCAGGAGCTTTTAACAGGACTAAAGCCCAGCTTTACAGCCCCCTTCCCCTCGCTGCATGGCTGGAGGGTGCCTTGCCATGGTGGGAGATCAGCAATCCCACAGGGAAGCAGCCCTTGGGAGAGCCCAGGTGTGTCCTCGTTGCTTTGGAGCATCCCACAGTCCCCACCCTGCCACGAGTGACACAGGGgacccccagcagtgcccttgcagcccctctgccagcaccaAGCCTTCAGTTTtgcttctccatccctctccttCTCCATGGATTCCCTCCCACGCCTGTC is a genomic window of Oenanthe melanoleuca isolate GR-GAL-2019-014 unplaced genomic scaffold, OMel1.0 S059, whole genome shotgun sequence containing:
- the PODXL gene encoding podocalyxin, which encodes PSLSLQAEWRTASNNSSFFESFCSTAQRVFDASRDSCTVVLMACKPSSQHWAVQVLLHLPLDSEEVLTELKEKEDRLEELGIVNITSDKMVEDMSIKDEFSTPLIITIITLAGSLLLIAAIYGCHQRFSQKKDQNIHPDVPGFDDGHVALIFNQRLTEEMQTMENGYHDNPTLEVMETSSEMQEKKVNLNGELGDSWIVPLDTLMKEDLEEEEDTHL